Proteins encoded by one window of Lactobacillus paragasseri:
- a CDS encoding Rpn family recombination-promoting nuclease/putative transposase, giving the protein MNKKELEKRVDEADITADPIFSWVMEQGTNCRDLLRAIAPELHIQTANFETQKRLKFHPAMHGIIPDIYATDDKGRVFDIELQMTLPDFLGKRMRYYFSMMDKSLFMQGENYRNLPTTYLILILPTDPLGLDQYRYDTTWSTEGFKYDPLNIGQKLILLNASGTKGKITPRLQGFFDLMRGKINTNDSFIQKLQSDVKKYKTNPERRKELMDYQMKLDDMRYVGEKNGKEEERIDAIKKMIRRYRQFSANDEKILSLLTQDYGNDFSQEELKQFIKNN; this is encoded by the coding sequence ATGAACAAAAAAGAGCTTGAAAAGCGCGTTGATGAAGCAGATATCACTGCTGATCCGATCTTTAGCTGGGTTATGGAACAAGGAACTAATTGCCGTGACCTTTTGCGGGCAATTGCACCTGAATTGCATATTCAAACTGCTAATTTTGAAACGCAAAAAAGATTGAAGTTTCATCCTGCTATGCACGGCATTATTCCAGATATCTACGCTACAGACGACAAGGGCCGAGTCTTTGATATTGAATTACAAATGACTCTGCCAGACTTTTTAGGAAAGCGAATGCGGTATTATTTTTCAATGATGGATAAAAGTCTGTTTATGCAAGGTGAAAATTATCGCAATTTGCCTACCACATATTTAATTTTAATTCTGCCAACTGATCCTCTAGGACTTGATCAGTATCGCTATGATACGACTTGGAGCACCGAGGGATTCAAGTATGATCCGCTAAATATTGGTCAAAAATTAATTTTGCTTAATGCAAGTGGAACAAAAGGAAAAATCACGCCACGTCTACAAGGATTTTTCGATCTAATGCGTGGTAAAATTAATACAAATGATAGCTTTATTCAAAAGCTACAAAGCGATGTTAAAAAATACAAAACTAATCCAGAAAGAAGGAAAGAACTCATGGATTATCAAATGAAACTTGATGACATGCGATATGTCGGAGAAAAAAATGGTAAAGAAGAAGAACGAATTGATGCTATTAAAAAGATGATTCGACGCTATCGTCAATTCAGCGCTAATGATGAAAAAATTTTAAGTCTCTTAACTCAGGATTATGGGAATGATTTTTCTCAAGAAGAATTAAAACAATTTATTAAAAATAATTAG
- a CDS encoding Rpn family recombination-promoting nuclease/putative transposase produces MWFFQYHCFTGKININDSFIQKLQSNVEKYKTNPERRKELMDYQMKLDDMRYVGEKAGIKTGKEEERIDAIKKMINLSRKLNASNDFILKQLTDDYGAYFSQEELKQFIKNN; encoded by the coding sequence GTGTGGTTTTTTCAATATCACTGTTTTACTGGTAAAATTAACATAAATGATAGCTTTATCCAAAAGCTACAAAGCAACGTTGAGAAATACAAAACCAATCCAGAAAGAAGGAAAGAACTCATGGATTATCAAATGAAACTTGATGACATGCGATATGTCGGCGAAAAAGCGGGGATAAAAACCGGTAAAGAAGAAGAACGAATTGATGCCATCAAGAAGATGATTAACCTCAGTAGAAAATTAAATGCTAGTAATGACTTCATATTAAAACAATTAACTGATGATTATGGTGCATATTTTTCTCAGGAAGAATTAAAACAATTTATTAAAAATAATTAG
- the mscL gene encoding large-conductance mechanosensitive channel protein MscL yields MIKEFKEFISRGNMMDLAVGVIIGAAFTAIVNSLVKDLINPLIGLFIGKIDLSNLKFTVGEATFKYGSFLNAVINFLIIALVVFFLIKLVNKMMPKKEVEEDDPTPTNEELYLRQIRDLLQEKNK; encoded by the coding sequence ATGATTAAAGAATTCAAAGAATTTATTTCTCGTGGTAACATGATGGACTTAGCTGTCGGAGTTATTATTGGTGCAGCATTTACCGCAATTGTAAATTCATTAGTTAAAGACTTAATTAATCCTCTCATTGGATTATTTATTGGTAAGATTGATTTATCAAACTTAAAATTCACTGTCGGTGAAGCTACGTTCAAATATGGCAGTTTCTTAAATGCAGTTATTAACTTTTTAATCATCGCATTGGTTGTCTTCTTCTTAATTAAGCTAGTCAACAAAATGATGCCTAAAAAAGAAGTCGAAGAAGATGATCCTACACCAACCAATGAAGAATTATATCTTCGTCAAATTCGTGATCTATTACAAGAAAAAAATAAATAG